Proteins co-encoded in one Sporosarcina sp. FSL K6-1522 genomic window:
- a CDS encoding OB-fold domain-containing protein has protein sequence MKETTMTYLKPIPVKTPDNSPYWDAADRHELVLQKCESCKEYLHPPGPSCAKCGSPAVSWEEIGNDIQGTIYSYVISHRPFLPGFQDDLPLIIAQVELDKVPEVKIMANVLDCDYEKIQIGMPVKMIWQDLPEGRSLPQWKPIDA, from the coding sequence ATGAAAGAGACGACAATGACCTATTTAAAACCCATTCCGGTGAAAACCCCGGATAATAGTCCTTATTGGGACGCAGCAGATCGACATGAGCTAGTGCTTCAAAAATGTGAGAGTTGCAAAGAATACTTGCATCCACCAGGACCAAGTTGTGCGAAATGCGGTAGCCCAGCCGTTAGTTGGGAAGAAATCGGGAACGATATTCAAGGCACAATCTATTCGTATGTGATCTCTCATCGACCGTTTTTACCAGGTTTTCAAGACGATTTACCACTCATTATTGCGCAAGTTGAGCTGGATAAAGTGCCAGAAGTGAAGATTATGGCCAATGTGCTAGATTGTGATTATGAAAAAATTCAGATTGGTATGCCCGTGAAAATGATTTGGCAGGATTTGCCGGAAGGCCGTTCGTTACCACAATGGAAACCGATTGACGCGTAA
- a CDS encoding acyl-CoA dehydrogenase family protein has product MDFSFTKKEEQFRQELRTWLEENLPEGWLAGNRELPEDEEEYSAFLRNWQKTLHEGGWAAIAWPKKYGGRDATLMEEIIYQQEMVRVKAPPLVNYVGIHMVAPTLMQIGTEEQKEEYINKILIGEEVWCQGYSEPNAGSDLAAIQTSAVKEGDKWIINGQKVWTSFGHLADRCFLLTRTSHKEKKHQGITVFLLDMKQPGVETLPIVQMDGKKEFNEVYLNDAVAYDADIVGEVDEGWKVTMALLMHERTGIGAQVFTLEQQFEDLVKLTKELHVNDQPLIKDPFVRQKMVDFYTRFRGSLLNYYRHLTKTLKDGHPGAEGSMDKLMVSELTKELFDYAVSVQGHQGVLWKKDALVDSYWQDNFLQSFGMTIGGGTSEILRNTIAERILGLPKDLGR; this is encoded by the coding sequence ATGGATTTTTCATTCACGAAAAAAGAAGAGCAGTTTCGCCAAGAACTGCGAACGTGGCTGGAGGAAAACTTGCCAGAGGGCTGGCTAGCAGGAAATAGAGAGCTACCTGAGGATGAAGAAGAATATTCGGCGTTCCTAAGAAATTGGCAAAAGACGTTGCATGAGGGCGGCTGGGCGGCGATTGCTTGGCCTAAGAAATACGGGGGACGCGATGCAACGCTGATGGAGGAAATCATTTACCAACAAGAGATGGTGCGCGTAAAGGCACCGCCACTTGTGAACTATGTTGGGATTCATATGGTTGCGCCGACGCTGATGCAAATTGGTACAGAAGAACAGAAGGAAGAATATATTAACAAAATTCTCATTGGAGAAGAGGTCTGGTGCCAAGGGTATTCGGAGCCGAATGCAGGTTCAGATTTAGCGGCGATTCAAACGAGCGCAGTAAAAGAGGGCGATAAATGGATCATTAATGGCCAAAAGGTTTGGACGAGTTTCGGGCATTTAGCGGATCGCTGTTTCTTATTGACACGTACGAGCCATAAGGAGAAAAAGCATCAGGGGATTACGGTATTTCTATTAGATATGAAACAACCAGGAGTTGAAACGCTGCCAATCGTTCAAATGGACGGGAAAAAGGAATTTAATGAAGTGTATTTAAATGATGCAGTAGCCTATGATGCGGACATTGTCGGTGAGGTCGATGAAGGTTGGAAGGTTACGATGGCCTTGCTGATGCACGAACGGACGGGGATTGGCGCCCAAGTATTTACATTGGAGCAACAGTTTGAAGACCTTGTGAAGTTGACAAAAGAATTGCATGTCAATGATCAGCCGCTCATTAAAGACCCATTTGTTCGTCAGAAAATGGTTGATTTTTATACACGATTCCGTGGCTCTTTATTAAACTATTATCGTCATTTAACGAAAACACTAAAAGATGGGCATCCAGGTGCGGAAGGTTCCATGGATAAACTAATGGTCAGTGAGCTGACGAAAGAGCTATTCGACTATGCAGTATCGGTTCAAGGACACCAAGGGGTTTTGTGGAAAAAAGATGCCTTAGTGGACTCTTACTGGCAAGATAACTTTTTGCAATCATTCGGGATGACCATTGGTGGCGGAACAAGTGAGATTTTGAGAAATACCATTGCTGAAAGAATACTAGGATTACCAAAAGATCTAGGCCGTTAA